A window from Lachnoanaerobaculum umeaense encodes these proteins:
- a CDS encoding YoaK family protein, translating into MKRWQISESIMVGILLALSGGFMDAYSYINRGKVFANAETGNIILMTLKICEGKFLESVNYIIPILSFAIGVAICEIIKHRKEKINIIHWRQIIVVFEIVAFVFVAFLPQDMNQIANSIISMISGVQFATFPKVRGTAMATTMCTGNLKAGTQNMYRGIKTGDKSALEKGLYYYVCIFVFIIGTMVGYLFVRLWAEKAILFAAVAMLIIFLMMFREFEN; encoded by the coding sequence ATGAAAAGATGGCAGATATCAGAGTCCATAATGGTGGGGATACTTTTGGCACTTTCCGGAGGCTTTATGGATGCGTATTCATATATAAATCGTGGAAAAGTTTTTGCCAATGCTGAAACGGGTAATATAATACTGATGACATTAAAGATATGTGAAGGCAAGTTTTTGGAATCGGTAAATTATATTATACCGATATTGTCCTTTGCCATAGGTGTGGCTATATGTGAAATAATAAAACATAGAAAAGAAAAGATTAATATTATACATTGGAGACAGATAATAGTAGTATTTGAGATAGTTGCGTTTGTATTTGTAGCTTTTTTGCCTCAAGATATGAACCAAATAGCCAATTCAATAATATCTATGATATCAGGAGTGCAGTTTGCTACATTTCCAAAGGTTAGGGGTACAGCTATGGCGACTACTATGTGTACCGGAAATTTAAAAGCAGGAACCCAGAATATGTATCGAGGAATAAAAACCGGTGATAAGTCTGCACTTGAAAAAGGACTTTATTATTATGTATGTATATTTGTATTTATTATAGGTACTATGGTAGGATATTTGTTTGTGAGACTTTGGGCTGAAAAAGCTATTTTATTTGCAGCTGTAGCTATGTTAATCATTTTTTTAATGATGTTTAGAGAATTTGAAAATTGA
- a CDS encoding aldo/keto reductase: MYFAKEDRYEKMKYAHCGNSGLKLPLVSLGLWHNFGDHSNLESMKDILFTAFDNGITHFDLANNYGPAPGSAEKNFGIILKEDLGKYRDEMIISTKAGYTMWDGPYGDFGSRKYLIASIDQSLKRMGLEYVDIFYHHRMDKNTPLEETCGALAQIVNIGKALYVGLSNYDGETLEQATKILNELKVPFIINQNRYSIFDRTIENNGLKDMSGKLKKGIISFSPLAQGLLSDRYLNGIPSDSRVVTDGRFLNENNLTAKKLEAISKLNDIAKARQQSLAQMALAWVLKDDVMTSVLIGASKPSQVLDNIAAIENTSFSEEELKKIDEIVKENE; this comes from the coding sequence ATGTATTTTGCAAAGGAAGACAGATATGAGAAAATGAAATATGCTCATTGTGGTAACAGTGGATTAAAGTTGCCATTGGTGTCACTTGGACTCTGGCATAATTTTGGAGACCATTCAAATCTTGAAAGTATGAAGGATATTTTGTTTACAGCTTTTGACAATGGTATCACTCATTTTGATCTGGCAAATAACTATGGTCCTGCACCGGGAAGTGCTGAAAAGAATTTTGGTATAATCCTAAAGGAAGATTTAGGAAAATACAGAGATGAAATGATCATTAGTACCAAGGCAGGGTATACTATGTGGGATGGTCCTTATGGTGATTTTGGAAGTAGAAAGTATCTTATAGCAAGTATTGATCAGAGTTTAAAAAGAATGGGACTTGAATATGTAGACATATTCTATCATCACAGAATGGATAAGAATACACCTCTTGAGGAGACATGTGGTGCTCTGGCACAGATAGTAAATATTGGAAAGGCATTGTATGTCGGACTTTCAAACTATGACGGTGAGACTTTGGAACAGGCAACAAAGATTTTAAATGAGCTTAAAGTTCCTTTTATAATAAATCAAAACAGATATTCAATATTTGATAGAACTATTGAAAATAATGGATTAAAGGATATGTCAGGCAAACTAAAGAAGGGTATTATATCTTTTAGTCCACTGGCACAGGGACTTTTAAGTGATAGATATCTTAATGGAATACCGTCTGATAGTAGAGTAGTTACTGATGGAAGATTCTTAAATGAAAACAATCTTACAGCAAAGAAACTTGAAGCTATAAGTAAACTGAATGATATTGCAAAAGCAAGACAGCAAAGTTTGGCACAAATGGCACTTGCTTGGGTACTTAAAGATGATGTCATGACATCTGTACTTATAGGTGCTTCAAAACCTTCACAGGTACTTGATAATATTGCGGCTATAGAAAATACTTCATTTAGTGAAGAAGAGTTAAAGAAGATTGATGAAATAGTAAAAGAAAATGAATAA
- a CDS encoding IS1634 family transposase — MAYFLRKEKKKKGTYLQMYESFWDKDKKQPRTRNVKSFGYVEDLTSDEIPDPIKFYSDYVKEQNENRTKVLSEESRPRAFSTPVELNIGHFLLYSLIDELDVKETIDILASQMRFQFSVFDLITQLIYARVISPCSKSKTASHVFPYIYGSSTISEDQVYDGCSFIGESYKKYIDLFNHSYEKYFKRDLSNVFFDCTNYYFEIDLPSDDKQKGPSKENRHSPIIGQALLLDADLVPVSMQMYPGNESEKPYIRKVIEEMKQRHSVSGKTIQVADKGLNCARNIYAAVKEASDGYIFSKSIHGKNLSEKEKKWVLLENDTNVFSNYTDERGNISFRLKSCIDSFDYSFKEIDPETGKESVTRFSVKEKRIVSYNPNLAKKQRLEIMKMVDKASKFSTYKNIAKDELGDCAKYVDIITKDSTGKTIKPIIDLNKSKIDEDLKYAGYNLLVTSEIDMEPLQVYKTYHSLWKIEESFRLTKSYLDARPVYLQKKETIYGHFLICYLSLFLLRVLEIKCFKNKINSYDLINFMRDFRVVNKGDDTYINISRNQAVNEKVKKLVGFSNLDALYLTKAEVDNFFQNCMLLYT, encoded by the coding sequence ATGGCTTATTTTTTGAGAAAAGAAAAGAAGAAAAAAGGTACTTATCTTCAGATGTATGAATCATTTTGGGATAAGGATAAAAAGCAACCAAGAACAAGAAATGTAAAATCTTTTGGTTACGTTGAAGATCTGACTTCAGATGAGATTCCGGATCCGATTAAATTTTATAGCGATTATGTAAAAGAGCAAAATGAGAATAGAACAAAAGTTCTTTCTGAAGAATCCCGTCCTCGTGCATTTTCCACTCCTGTTGAACTTAATATAGGACACTTCTTGCTCTACTCATTGATTGATGAGCTTGATGTTAAGGAAACTATTGATATACTTGCTTCTCAAATGCGTTTTCAGTTCTCTGTATTTGACTTAATTACACAACTTATTTATGCAAGGGTTATATCACCATGCTCTAAGTCAAAGACAGCCTCTCATGTCTTTCCATACATTTACGGCAGCTCTACAATCTCTGAAGACCAAGTATATGACGGGTGTTCTTTCATAGGAGAGTCTTATAAGAAGTACATTGATTTGTTTAATCACTCTTATGAAAAGTATTTTAAAAGAGATTTAAGCAATGTATTTTTCGATTGTACTAATTATTACTTTGAAATTGATCTTCCTAGCGATGACAAGCAAAAGGGACCTTCAAAAGAGAATAGGCACTCTCCGATAATAGGGCAGGCTTTACTTTTAGATGCTGATCTAGTACCTGTCTCCATGCAAATGTATCCCGGAAATGAATCGGAAAAGCCATATATTAGAAAAGTTATTGAAGAAATGAAGCAACGACACAGCGTATCAGGCAAGACAATTCAGGTGGCTGATAAAGGCCTTAATTGTGCAAGAAATATTTATGCTGCAGTTAAAGAAGCTAGTGACGGCTATATATTTTCAAAATCAATACATGGTAAGAATCTAAGTGAAAAGGAAAAGAAATGGGTTCTACTTGAGAATGATACAAATGTCTTTTCTAATTACACTGATGAAAGAGGTAATATATCTTTTCGTCTTAAATCCTGTATTGACAGCTTTGATTACAGTTTTAAAGAGATTGATCCGGAAACAGGAAAAGAGAGTGTTACAAGGTTTTCTGTAAAAGAAAAGCGTATCGTCTCTTATAATCCTAACCTTGCAAAGAAACAAAGGCTTGAAATAATGAAAATGGTCGATAAAGCTTCAAAGTTTTCTACATACAAAAATATCGCTAAAGATGAACTTGGAGATTGTGCTAAATATGTAGACATTATAACTAAAGATAGTACAGGCAAGACAATAAAGCCTATAATAGATTTAAATAAATCTAAGATTGATGAAGATCTTAAATATGCAGGATATAATCTTTTAGTGACATCCGAAATAGATATGGAGCCATTACAGGTATATAAAACATACCATAGCCTATGGAAGATCGAAGAATCTTTTAGACTTACAAAATCATACCTGGATGCAAGACCCGTTTATTTACAGAAAAAAGAAACAATCTATGGGCATTTTTTGATATGCTACCTTAGCTTGTTTCTTTTAAGAGTATTAGAAATCAAGTGTTTCAAGAATAAAATAAACTCTTATGACTTGATCAACTTTATGCGTGATTTTAGGGTGGTAAATAAAGGTGATGATACATATATCAATATATCAAGAAACCAGGCCGTTAACGAAAAGGTTAAAAAACTGGTTGGTTTTAGTAACCTTGATGCCCTCTATTTAACCAAAGCTGAAGTCGACAATTTCTTTCAAAACTGCATGCTCTTGTATACCTAG
- a CDS encoding chromate transporter, translating to MNKKILIKLFISTLYLSAFTFGGGYVIVTLMKKKFVDEYHWIENDEMLDLVAIAQSAPGAIAVNGAIAVGYKLAGIVGVVVATFATVIPPFLIISVISIFYTLFRENAFIAYMLEGMQAGVGAVIASVSYQMGSDIIGKKSALSVFIMLIAFLINFYFKVNVIYIILICILVGVIQTLLSKCMEKSK from the coding sequence ATGAATAAGAAAATCCTTATTAAGCTTTTTATTTCAACACTTTATTTGAGTGCATTCACATTTGGGGGTGGCTATGTGATAGTTACATTGATGAAGAAAAAGTTTGTGGATGAGTATCATTGGATAGAAAATGATGAAATGCTTGATTTGGTGGCTATTGCACAGTCAGCACCGGGAGCTATTGCAGTAAATGGGGCTATAGCAGTGGGATATAAGCTTGCAGGAATAGTAGGAGTGGTAGTGGCAACTTTTGCCACGGTCATTCCCCCTTTTCTTATAATTTCAGTTATATCAATATTTTATACACTGTTTCGTGAGAATGCTTTTATTGCATATATGCTTGAGGGAATGCAGGCAGGAGTTGGTGCGGTTATTGCTTCTGTAAGTTATCAGATGGGATCTGATATAATTGGTAAGAAGAGTGCTTTAAGTGTGTTTATAATGCTGATAGCTTTTTTAATTAATTTTTATTTTAAAGTAAATGTGATATATATTATATTGATCTGTATTTTAGTTGGAGTCATACAGACTCTTTTATCTAAGTGTATGGAGAAAAGCAAATGA
- a CDS encoding helix-turn-helix domain-containing protein, with the protein MYLNCGYMHNSAIDFKDKSRPLIVGSCGTYRLLTKPKLPTYRPRGRLDYQLIYISSGQAHFHFNNKDSETVITAGNMVLFRPKEFQKYEYYGTNRTEVYWVHFTGSDVKNILRKYGISDDLHYFFVGTSLEYERIYKKIISELQRCQDDYEELLSILMQQLLICIHRELKKERKISDIYLDNEMDMATQYFSDNYSSEINIEEYASSRGMSISWFIRNFKKYSGTTPMQFIVSARISNAQLLLETTKYSISEISRIVGYDNPLYFSRLFHKIKGFSPSEYRKNIK; encoded by the coding sequence ATGTACTTAAATTGTGGCTATATGCATAACTCTGCCATAGACTTCAAAGATAAATCAAGGCCGCTTATTGTAGGAAGCTGTGGCACTTATCGTCTACTCACCAAACCGAAACTTCCTACCTATAGACCTCGTGGTCGTCTGGACTATCAGCTGATTTATATAAGTTCAGGACAGGCACATTTTCATTTTAATAATAAGGACAGTGAAACTGTTATAACTGCCGGAAATATGGTTTTATTTCGTCCAAAGGAATTTCAAAAATATGAATACTATGGTACAAACAGAACCGAAGTGTACTGGGTACATTTTACCGGAAGTGATGTAAAAAATATTTTGAGAAAATATGGTATCAGTGACGATCTACATTATTTCTTTGTAGGTACATCCTTGGAATATGAAAGAATATATAAAAAAATAATATCAGAGTTGCAGCGTTGCCAAGATGACTATGAAGAGCTGCTCTCAATACTTATGCAGCAGCTACTTATCTGCATACATAGAGAACTTAAAAAGGAAAGAAAGATCTCAGATATTTATCTGGACAACGAAATGGATATGGCAACTCAGTATTTCAGCGATAACTACAGTAGCGAAATCAATATTGAAGAATATGCCTCTTCAAGAGGTATGAGTATAAGCTGGTTTATTAGAAACTTTAAAAAATATTCCGGAACTACACCTATGCAATTTATTGTTTCAGCCAGAATATCCAATGCACAGTTACTTCTTGAAACCACAAAATATTCCATATCCGAAATCTCAAGAATTGTCGGATATGACAATCCACTATACTTTAGCAGACTTTTTCATAAGATAAAAGGATTCTCACCCTCAGAGTATAGAAAAAATATAAAATAA
- a CDS encoding chromate transporter — protein MIYLKLFISFLKIGAFSFGGGYAAMPIIQSEVVDANHWLTIAEFNDLITISQMTPGPIAINSATFVGIRIAGIKGAIVATLGCIMPSFILVTLLAQVYMKYKKLRMLQSILSILRPAIVSMIAISGIKILQSALGISEIAIENLRLHMVVIFIICMVLLIKYNKNPIFVMVLAGLFNLFYNILFI, from the coding sequence ATGATTTATCTAAAACTTTTTATAAGCTTTTTAAAAATTGGAGCTTTCAGTTTTGGTGGAGGATATGCAGCCATGCCGATTATACAAAGTGAGGTGGTGGATGCGAATCACTGGCTGACGATAGCAGAATTTAATGATCTTATCACTATATCACAGATGACTCCGGGACCTATTGCTATAAATTCAGCTACCTTTGTAGGTATAAGGATTGCAGGAATAAAAGGAGCTATAGTAGCTACTCTTGGTTGTATAATGCCATCTTTCATTTTGGTGACTTTACTAGCTCAGGTATATATGAAATATAAGAAACTGAGAATGTTGCAGTCAATATTGAGTATTTTAAGACCGGCTATAGTATCAATGATTGCAATATCAGGTATAAAGATATTACAATCAGCCTTGGGTATAAGTGAAATAGCAATAGAGAATCTTAGATTGCATATGGTGGTTATATTTATTATATGTATGGTACTTTTGATAAAATATAATAAGAATCCTATATTTGTAATGGTTTTAGCAGGTTTATTTAATCTCTTTTATAATATTTTGTTTATATAA
- the groL gene encoding chaperonin GroEL (60 kDa chaperone family; promotes refolding of misfolded polypeptides especially under stressful conditions; forms two stacked rings of heptamers to form a barrel-shaped 14mer; ends can be capped by GroES; misfolded proteins enter the barrel where they are refolded when GroES binds): MAKDIKYGVEARKALEAGVNKLADTVRVTLGPKGRNVVLDKSFGTPLITNDGVTIAKEIELEDAFENMGAQLVKEVATKTNDVAGDGTTTATVLAQAMINEGMKNLAAGANPIILRKGMKKATDAAVEAIAKMSEPINGKEQIARVAAISASDDEVGSLVADAMEKVTNEGVITIEESKTMLTELDLVEGMQFDRGYVSAYMCTDMEKMEANLDDPYILITDKKISNIQDILPVLEELVKSGQKLLIIAEDVEGEALTTLIVNKLRGTFNVVAVKAPGYGDRRKDMLKDIAVLTGGTVISEELGLELKDATLASLGRAKSVKVQKENTVIVDGQGSKADIEKRVTQIKAQLSETTSEFDKEKLQERLAKLSGGVAVIRVGAATETEMKEAKLRMEDALNATRAAVEEGIIAGGGSAYIHASKEVAKLVDTLEGDERTGAKIILKALEAPLFRIVENAGLEGSVVVNKVRESSEGVGFDAYREEYVDMVKAGILDPAKVTRSALQNANSVASTLLTTESAVANIKEDAPAMPAGGGMGMM, encoded by the coding sequence ATGGCTAAGGATATTAAATATGGCGTTGAAGCCAGAAAAGCATTGGAAGCCGGTGTAAATAAGCTGGCTGATACAGTAAGAGTTACATTGGGACCTAAGGGAAGAAATGTTGTACTTGATAAGTCATTCGGTACACCACTTATCACAAATGACGGTGTAACTATTGCAAAGGAAATAGAGCTTGAAGATGCATTTGAGAACATGGGTGCACAGCTTGTAAAGGAAGTTGCTACAAAGACAAATGATGTGGCTGGTGACGGTACAACAACAGCTACAGTTCTTGCACAGGCAATGATAAATGAAGGAATGAAGAACCTGGCAGCAGGTGCAAATCCTATTATCCTTCGTAAGGGAATGAAGAAGGCTACAGATGCAGCAGTTGAAGCTATTGCAAAGATGAGTGAGCCTATAAATGGAAAAGAGCAGATCGCAAGAGTTGCAGCCATATCTGCAAGTGATGATGAGGTTGGTAGCCTTGTAGCTGACGCTATGGAGAAGGTAACCAATGAGGGTGTTATCACTATCGAAGAGTCAAAGACTATGCTTACAGAGCTTGATTTGGTAGAGGGTATGCAGTTTGACAGAGGTTATGTTTCTGCATATATGTGTACAGATATGGAGAAGATGGAAGCAAATCTTGATGATCCATACATACTTATTACAGATAAGAAGATCTCAAATATTCAGGATATCTTACCTGTACTTGAGGAGCTTGTTAAATCAGGACAGAAGCTTCTTATTATAGCTGAGGATGTTGAGGGTGAGGCTCTTACAACACTTATAGTAAATAAGCTTAGAGGAACATTCAATGTTGTAGCTGTAAAGGCTCCGGGATATGGTGACAGAAGAAAAGATATGTTAAAGGATATAGCTGTTCTTACAGGCGGGACAGTGATCAGCGAGGAGCTTGGACTTGAACTTAAGGATGCTACACTTGCAAGCCTTGGTCGTGCAAAAAGTGTTAAGGTTCAAAAAGAGAATACAGTTATCGTTGACGGACAGGGTTCAAAGGCTGATATCGAAAAGAGAGTTACTCAGATCAAGGCACAGCTGTCAGAAACTACATCAGAGTTTGACAAGGAGAAATTACAGGAAAGACTTGCTAAGCTTTCAGGTGGTGTAGCTGTTATCAGAGTAGGTGCAGCTACAGAGACTGAGATGAAGGAAGCTAAGCTTCGTATGGAAGATGCACTAAATGCTACAAGAGCAGCAGTTGAGGAAGGTATCATTGCAGGAGGTGGTTCAGCTTATATTCACGCAAGTAAGGAAGTTGCAAAGCTTGTAGATACTTTGGAAGGTGATGAGAGAACAGGTGCAAAGATCATACTTAAAGCACTTGAGGCACCACTTTTCAGAATAGTAGAGAATGCAGGACTTGAGGGAAGCGTTGTTGTAAACAAGGTAAGAGAGTCAAGTGAAGGTGTAGGATTTGATGCCTATAGAGAAGAATATGTGGATATGGTTAAGGCAGGTATCTTAGATCCTGCAAAGGTTACAAGATCAGCACTTCAGAATGCAAACTCAGTTGCATCTACACTTCTTACAACAGAGTCAGCGGTAGCTAATATCAAAGAAGATGCACCTGCAATGCCTGCAGGCGGTGGAATGGGAATGATGTAA